From Mya arenaria isolate MELC-2E11 chromosome 12, ASM2691426v1, the proteins below share one genomic window:
- the LOC128211920 gene encoding synaptic vesicular amine transporter-like produces MTFIDGTTSRIKACKEYIISCRGSRRLILFIVFIAIFLDNMLLTTVVPIIPNFILKLEEASKVPSNNTEEPYNTICVNRTNFDDAFTKSQIKTMEPFGNDVAWNGSDYEPLSPYECTKVKNLTAEAILKKRKKEADYEEYGDANVKAGLMFGSKALVQMLFNPFVGPITNRIGYTIPMFTGFFIMMTSTVIFAFGETYAVLFVARAFQGIGSACSSVAGMGMLAVRYPDDDERGRAMGIALGGLALGVLIGPPFGGIMYQFAGKEAPFLILAFLALLDGALQLFVLQPAVQPESQEGTSYITLLKDPYIVIAAGSITFANMGIAMIEPSLPIWMKKVMGAEEWSEGLAFLPASISYCLGTNIFGPVASKIGRWLSTMLGMIFIAICLFVIPFCRTNALLIAPMFGLGFSIGMVDSSMMPHMGYLVDLRHVSVYGNVYAIADVAFALGFAVGPMLSGTIVKAIGFSWMLWITAIACLTYAPLVVFLRNPPGKEEKMSLIMNDQCPVQYVTYNQTTASNAASDEDDGYFQ; encoded by the exons TGCCTATAATACCAAACTTCATTCTAAAACTGGAGGAAGCTTCAAAAGTACCGAGCAATAACACAGAGGAACCATATAATACTATATGTGTTAACAGGACAAACTTTGATGATGCGTTCACTAAAAGCCAAATTAAAACTATGGAACCGTTTGGCAATGACGTTGCATGGAACGGAAGTGATTATGAACCCCTTTCACCTTATGAGTGTACAAAGGTTAAGAACTTGACAGCAGAAGCCATTTTGAAGAAGAGAAAGAAGGAGGCCGACTATGAAGAATATGGCGATGCAAATGTGAAAGCAGGATTAATGTTTGGTTCCAAAGCATTGGTTCAAATGTTGTTCAATCCATTTGTGGGGCCAATAACCAACAG GATAGGGTACACCATTCCGATGTTTACTGGATTCTTCATTATGATGACATCTACAGTAA TATTTGCCTTCGGTGAGACATACGCCGTGTTGTTTGTAGCTCGGGCTTTCCAGGGAATAGGATCAGCATGCTCCAGTGTTGCAG GAATGGGCATGCTAGCAGTGCGATATCCCGATGATGACGAGAGAGGCCGCGCCATGGGTATTGCCTTGGGTGGGCTTGCTCTCGGCGTTCTTA TCGGTCCACCGTTTGGAGGTATAATGTACCAGTTCGCCGGGAAGGAAGCGCCGTTTCTTATTCTAGCCTTCTTAGCGCTGTTAGACGGAG CGCTGCAGTTGTTCGTCTTACAGCCAGCCGTCCAACCCGAGTCCCAGGAAGGCACCTCGTACATCACTCTCCTGAAGGACCCATATATTGTCATAGCGGCAG GTTCTATAACTTTCGCTAACATGGGTATTGCCATGATCGAGCCGTCGCTGCCTATCTGGATGAAGAAAGTCATGGGTGCGGAGGAGTGGAGCGAAG GTCTGGCGTTCTTGCCAGCGAGTATATCTTACTGTCTGGGGACGAACATTTTCGGCCCCGTCGCTTCCAAGATCGGCAGATGGCTGTCTACCATGCTTGGCATGATTTTCATTGCTATATGCCTCTTTGTG ATTCCATTTTGTAGAACTAATGCTTTATTAATTGCGCCCATGTTTGGGCTAGGATTTTCAATTG GTATGGTTGACTCTTCTATGATGCCACACATGGGATATCTGGTCGATCTGCGACATGTTTCGGTGTATGGCAACGTGTATGCCATAGCAGATGTCGCGTTTGCGCTAGGATTTGCAGTTG GACCTATGTTGAGTGGAACTATTGTAAAGGCCATAGGATTTAGCTG gATGCTGTGGATAACAGCGATTGCGTGTCTGACATATGCACCTCTGGTCGTCTTTCTACGCAACCCTCCAGGAAAGGAGGAGAAAATG TCGCTTATCATGAACGACCAGTGCCCAGTGCAGTACGTGACATATAATCAGACAACGGCTAGTAACGCAGCCTCCGACGAAGACGATGGCTACTTTCAATGA